The sequence CTCTTCCAATGGTTTCGAGTCTCCCAAAAAGGGCAAATGTTATTGCTCTGTATGATCTTATGTCTGAGATAAGCATAGTTGAAGATGTTGATATTTACTTTGTGAAACACTTAAAGGAGGTCGTTGAGTTTTTAAACGGCGATAGAATTATTGAACCTGTGAAAACCGACCTTTCAAAATTATTGGAGATGGAAATCTCAGAAGAGGAAGATTTTTCGGATACAAAGGGGCAGTACCAGGCAAAGAGAGCAATAGAAATTGCTGTTGCAGGTGGTCACAATCTTGTTATGATTGGCTCT is a genomic window of Caldisericum sp. containing:
- a CDS encoding ATP-binding protein, with the protein product MTVNLTPADAKKEDTYFDLLIAVNILAVIGIIKDKDKIKEFYFLGELSLDGSAKRVVGALPMVSSLPKRANVIALYDLMSEISIVEDVDIYFVKHLKEVVEFLNGDRIIEPVKTDLSKLLEMEISEEEDFSDTKGQYQAKRAIEIAVAGGHNLVMIGS